TCTGTCATACAGTTTTTTCCAAGCCTCCTCCTTTCCCAGTGTGAAGTCATTTGCGTATTTTAAGAACGTGCAATGCATTATGCATATCTCgttttttgtttaaagaaatcaTGGTTAATGTATTTGAAGACCTGAATGCCTggaaaattatagagaaaacaTGTGGGAAATTTCCCCCCTTGGAATTTTCTGGGTGTGTCAAAACTTTCACAGCTGCAATCAGTTCCCTGATGAgctgggcagaggaaggaggagagtggagagaggatttctgcttcagccttcccagGCTGAGTCACACTGGTCCTGGGACCAGCGGCCCAGCATCCTCCCTAGATTTCTCAGGCCTGGTCCACAGGCCTCAAGGAAGAGACTGGCACAGGCCTCCCTTTGCACAACCTGTTTCTCCTCCACGGTGTCTGCTGCCTCAACTGCAGGGTCACAGTGCCACCTGGCGGTCGTGGAAGAGACTGCCATATAGGAGGGGTCCCACTGcacatcctggggctggggaagatAGGAAGAAAGGCAGCCCAGGAGCAAGCTATTGCAAGTAGGAAGCACTACCCTACGGGCAACTTAAATACTGAGCGGAGGCTCTGAGGGGGCCAGGCTGCGGTTATGGTAATTTGGACATTAACACTAGGATGACTTCATTTGTACCCCCCAGGTCTAGGGAGCATTCAGATTCCAGATGCAAGGTGCCTTACTTGAGTTAAGTACTCAACCAGTGTTTTTTCAGTTCAGCGGTGGCCCTCCAAAGCCATTTCCCAAAGCAGACACCTTCGGCTTTGAGGCCTCCAATGTTAGATGATGACTCAGGCAGGGACAGGGATGAAGAGCAAAGGACCTGGGGCCTCCTCAGCCCCTCTGAGCAGCGCCTGCCCCATCTCTGGAAAGGGAAATGCCAAGTCCCTTGGTGGCATCTGGAAAACAATAAGGCAGCTGCAGGGAAGTGACTAATGAGCACTTCAGGGAGCAGTTGGGGACATCATGCATGGAAACTTATCTCATTCAAAATGGATAACTTCACACTCTCTAATTAGAGAGAAAATGTGCTGTGCGCCCCAGCTCAGCTTTCTGAGAACGCAGGCCAGGGCACAGCTAGCCAGGAGGGAGTCACGTCTCATCTCTCAGCCCCACAGCCCCACAGGAGGGCTTCAAAACGCCCTTCCAGGTCCCTCATTTGCTTTCCATCTTGTGGACATGCAAAATATCTGAGCCGTCTGGAACCTTGGAGAGCTTCTAATCCAACTTGCTCCTTTTAGAGACAGAACAAAGGCCCAGAGAGTCAAATCGCTGCATCAAGATCACATAGCAAGCCGGGCGCGgtagcccatgcctataatctcagcagcttgggaggctgacacaaggatcatgagttcaaagccagcctcagcaacttatggaggccttagcaactcagcaagaccctgtctctaaataaaatataataaagggccTGGGGagatggttcagtggttaagtgcccctgggttcaatccctggggggaaaaaatcacaaaGTGATGGTACTAGCACCAGAGAGAAAGCCAATCTTTGGGTTCCCAGTTCGACGATTTATCACCATCCAATGACGTTGTCCTAAATCTCCTGTGTAGAGTCCCAAAGCTCTAGACAGGTCACTGGACATGATGTTCTTCCTATACAATTCATCCCTCTTGGCACCCAGGCCTTAAAGAAGACCCTCCCCTTACTCATTACAACCAAGTCACGGCTGTCCTCTCCAGTCCGAGAGCTAACTCCTCCAGGCAGCCTTCCAGGATTGTTTCTTTCACACCTACTGTCTCACTCACTGGTTTACTCCTCCATCTCATGGACATTCAGGATTAAGAGGTCAGACTCGGGGGTTGGGCTGCCTGAGTTTCAATCCTATCCCTAGCATGctcaacctctctgggcctcaacttccttttatttaaaatatggataatacacacacacacacacacacacacacacacacacacacacacacacacagagacacgtGAGAATGCAATCACACACAGCACTCATCAGGTCCCTAGCAAGGAGCCAGCCCTGGTGTCTACCCTAAGTAGTGCATACTGACAACCGAAGctggagaaggaaatgaaaaaatacagcCCCTGCCTGAGATCTGTACAATATGGTTAAGAGCAGAAACAAGAatgtggggctgggctggggctcactggtagagcactcgcctcgcacgtgcaagaccctgggttcgatcctcagcaccacataaaaataagtgaaataaaggtattgtgtccaactacaactaaaaaataaacattaaaaaaaaggggagagagagagagaaacaagaatGTATTTTGGACccggcatggtggagcacaccccGTATCCCAGCCActgaggaagctgaagcaggaggatcccaaacaAGCTCAATTccgcctgggcaacttagcaagaggttgtctcaaagtaataaaaaaaaaaaaaaacagggttagGGCTGGGCTCAGGGAGTGCCTGCCTCGGCACATGTGAAGAACTGGATTTAatcttcagaaccacataaaaataaataaatagtgtcctaaaaactaaaaacactatttaagaaaaaaaaaaaaaaaaagggctggggatgtggctcaagcggtagcgcgcttgcctggcatgcatgcggcctgggttcgatcctcagcaccacatacaaagatgttgtgtccactgaaaactaaaaaataaatattaaaaattttttttaaaaaaagataatagccagatgcagtggtgcatgcctgtaataccagcagctagggaggctgaggcagggggattgtaagttcaaaaccagcttcagcaacttagtgagatgctaagcaacttagcaagaccctgtctctaaataagatacaaaaaggggctggcgatgtggctccatagttaagcatccctgggttcaacctccagtaccaataataataataaataaataaatgtaaagaactggtgatgtagctcagtggtagagggcccctggttcaatcccaagtactgcaaaaaaaaaaaaaaaaaaattggaatctcAGAAGAGGGACATCCAACCAGTCCAGAGGGGAAGGGTCAGGGAAGCTTTTCTGGAGGCGAAACCTCAAGCACAGTTTAAAGGGTAGATAGACTCAGATGGTGAAGGAAGGCCTCGACTACAGAGCAGGATCAGCATGAGCAAAGGCAGGAAGAGCACGGCAAGTGTTGGGAACTCAATGGCTCAGTGTTGCTGAAGTCACAAGTGTGAGACCAAGAGGGATGTGGACAGGCTTAGAGCACTGGCCAGAGCTGGGTCATGCAGAGCTTTGCATGACAGAGCCACACCTTGATTCTGTAGGTGGCAAGGAGCTCAGGTTCTTGTTATGAGGGACATGGTCAGGTTGGTGGCTTAAATAAATCACCCTGGATTTGGAGGGGCATGCTTTTCCTCTCGTGGGCTCTCCTGCAATGACACACTGCCCTTCATTGGTTTATTTCTAAGGGTCAGAGATCTGCTGCAACCTGGCCAACCTCAAAGACCCTCTATGGATTGACTGACCCCTTGCAaactcattaaaatttaattgcCCTTGGACCATTAAGAGGTGGTTAGGTCACAGAGTGGATTAAGGCCATTATGGAAAGAGTGGGAATGGAGTCCTATTAAAAGGATGagttctactcttttttttcttctttttttttggtctctctTGGGCTTCCTCACCATGTGACACCCTCTGCCATGTTGTGATGCAGCAAGAAAACCCTTGCCAGATGCTGGTGtttgctcttggacttcccaggctccagaaccTCAAGAGAGAAATCTGTTTATTGTAAATGACTCAGTCTCAGATTTTTCTCTTACAGTAGCCAAAAACAGCTGAGAGAAAATTTCCAGCTATAATATTCTGTGAACCACAAGCATTCCAAAGAACTGAGCCCTCATCCCTAGAAGACTTGCAAGTAATTAGGATGCTCTGAAGCACAAATCTGAGCCCTGTGCAGGCAAGGACTGGGCCTTATGCATTTTACATCCCCAGACACAAAATACAAATGTTAGATGGATAAATATCCATGAGTGACACCCTCGCATTCCAGAAGCCCTGCAGGTTCACCAGCCTCAGCTCTATCACCCAACTGGCCTCTTCAAATCCTGGGACCAGACTAAAGGGCATCCAAGGATGGCCTGATTTGTCAAGGTGTTtgcttctttaattttcattagaaTTCTGAAAGAATTAGGTTTCTGAAGACTGCCTGCCAACCCTCTCTACTAGGATCTGCTGGAATGTTCACAGTGCTGACTGGTATGTAAAATGCTGTTTATGATAATAAATGCAGTTGGTTCTCCAAATCTGTGGGTTTTGCACTTGTAAATTTAATCAGCTGAAATCTAAAGTATTCCAGGGCGTGGGGAACTGCATCTATACTGAACATGCAGACATTTACCCCTCATCAATATTATACACAATAGTATACCAACACAGCATTTACTTTGTAGTAGGCACTATAAGTGATCTAGAGACAATTTAAAGTGTTGGGGgagtgggtgtagctcagtgatagagcacttgcctagcatgtgggaggcctgggttccatccccagcacctcaaaaacacacaaaaacaaagtGTAGGGAGGAACTATACAGGTTATAATTTTAGGCCATTTTATGAGGAATTTGAGCACCTATGGATTATGGCATCTGCAGAGGTCCTGGAAATAATCCCCTGTGGGTGAGGAGGACCCCACCCAGCTGCCTCATGGAAAACCTGATGCAGTCCCAATCTAATGTAATCAAAAGTTGGGGGCTTTGTCTTCAGGCAGTGGTAGCCTTGACCTCCCTTGCTGGTTTGCTGTATTAGAAACAATACCCCTAAAGAGCCTAACATTGCCTGGTTTGTGATTATGTGGCCACAGGCAAGATGTAACAAGCCTGTCCTCATTTATGAAACAGAAGTGACAACATCCACTGTGTAGGACAGCAAGCATTAATGCATAAAGCAGCTCCCAGACGTTCTGAGCACCAGCAGTAATCACTTAAGATGATTCCTGCCCACCACTGCTGCCCAGGAGCAAAGTGACTGAGCACAAGACAGACAGCAAGACATCATTCACAAAGATCCCACTTAGTACTAACTTTCTACCTCCTTCCTCCCATCATTCCCTGTCCCACACAGATCTAGGGCCACTGGATCCTCCTGGAGATGAGGCTCCTAAAGCAAGATAGAAACTGCCACAGAAGGCCACAGCAGGGAGTGTGCCCATTTCAGTCCCAGACAAGCCAGGATCAAGCAGGGACCTCCAATGCCCAGTCTTCCTCCAGTATGGGCACCACTGCTCTACCAACTCTGGGAGCCAGTATCTCACGGAGTGTCCCATTGACAGAGGAATCTGTTGGGCCTGCTGCTGGTGGGCAGCAAACAATAGTTCAGATTGGGATCCATCACATGGCAGCTCTTATGTCCTCACCCCCATGAACTTCCTCCCTCAGGGCCAATTTCTCATCTATACAGGGAAGCTGAGGACTCAACCTGAGAGCTGCCTGAGGGGGAACTCACTTTGCAACTGAAGTTTGAAGTGGTGCATGGTGTAACACCAGGCACACAGCCGTGCCCACTGTTTGCCCTTCTGTCCCCCGAGGCCCCACCCCAGCCAATGCTCCCAGGAGAATCCTCAGTGCTCTGAAGTTCAGGACATCCAGACAGACTTCAAAGATGGCTGTTAGCCAGGCCAGGTGTGCCTGACCATGGGCTGGCTGTCCAGGAGGGTCCTCTGGGCTCACCAGACTCCTCCCGTGGTGGCAAGCATCAGGGTTTCTCCACTGCTGAGCTGCACCTCAGCTGGCGGAACCTAGACCACCTCACAGCCAAAGAAGCCTTGAAGTCCTCAGTTTTCATTCTGTCCCAGCAGGGATTAGCTCCATCCTGGGAGGCCTCAGCTTAGCCATTTAACTCATTAACAAATAACAGGCAAACACAAGGCCGCAAAGTTTAATTTGTGCTGTTCACATAGGACACTGCTTATCGCTAGTGTCAGCCCCCTGAGagcacccctccccccacacagaggaggagcaggggatGAATGTTCAAGGACACAGAAGGGAAATAAGAGCTGTGTGCACAATTCTTGGCCACTCAGAGGCAGGAAGGACGCTCCCCAATTTCTCCTGCACTCACAGGCTCAGCACAGGGGCGTGAGGAGTGGAGGGTAACAGGGAACACAGTGCTGGGATTGTGCCCGGGCCGCAGGCAGGGGTCAAGGGGTGGGCTTGAGAGGCCCAGAGCTCAGGGTGCCAGCTGGCTACTTTTCCTAGACAAAAGCAAGCAAAGAAGCTGCCACAAAGAAGCTGCAAGAGCTGGGGGCCAGGAGGGCTGTGCCCTCGCTGCTTCCTTCAGGGGAGGCCTTTCGGGCTCATCCTTTGTCAGGCAATCCAGAGCTACCCAGGCCTGCCCAGCTGCAGCAGCTCCACATTAGGGCCAGAGGTCTGCTCTCTGTGTCCCGCCCTTGGTCAGTGAAGATACCAGCAGGGCTGTCAGACCAAGCGAGAGACACCTCTTGGTGTCTGCTGATCCGTGTCCCACTGTGTAGACAGAAGCAGATGTGCTGACCTCaccccctcctgccctgtccacatgtgtgcacacatttGGGAGGCAAGCAGGTGAGGGGAAAGACACAAGTGACCTTCCCAGCCTGACAATTTGAAGAAAGACCTTATCCCCAGTggaagcaaaaggaagaaagCGAGGGCAGTCTCTGCAGGTACGGCTCTGGAAGGCCCCGGGCTCAGCCTTTCGTCTCTGAGGTCTGCAGCAACCAAGAGTCACCAGAAAAGATCAGTGGCTTTGGTGCTGAGGTGACAGGATGCTTTATCTTACACATACACACCCCCAGCAGGTTCCTAGGAAAAAATGCCAGGCCTTGGAACCCACCCAGGGTGGGGCCCCTCTAGATGCTCTGGGGAGGTCAGAAAGGCTCTCTGCTGGTGGAGGTGTGGGTCTGGAGAGACTCCACTCAGTCACACCCGGAGGCAGAGCTACCCCCATGGCTGCTCTTCGAAAGGCCTCAAGAATGAATCCCCACTCGGGGAGGGCCGCTTCCAAGTGCAGCCACGCGCTGCAGAACCGCTAGCTGTTGTACAGGGGAATCACCCGGGTGATCTCCCGCCGGCAGATGGGGCACCTCTTGGGCTCTGGCAAGGCATGGTAGCACTCACGACAGGAACAGACATGCCCGCACTCCAGGAAGACGCAGGACTTGAAGCTGCTCAGACACACGACACAGGCACTCTTCAGACTCTCCCGGTCCTCGGGCAAAGCTTGACTCAGCAGCTGGGCCTCGTGTTCCCGGAATTCCTCCTGCAGCTGCTCTACGCGCAGGCGCTCCTGCCGATGCAGATACTGTTTCCGGAGAATAAAGAAGAGGGTGACACACGTGGTGAAGCCAAACACCAGGGCCAGAACCTTCCAGAGTCTGACGCTTGACTCTTGCCTTTGCAGCAGGCTGTCAAAGTCCTGGCTGCTTAGGTAGTACTGCATGCCTTGCTTGGGGGGCTGCAGACGCACGGAGTTGTTGTCTAGGACAAGTTCACCAACCCCCGTCAGGGTGGCCCCCACCTTCAGCATCTCTTCAGTTTCTTGGATGCCTTTGGGCCGTTCTCCACTGATGTAGTGGCCAATGACATCGGTGAAGGACTGGACCGAGGGGTGGAACTTCTCGTACACAGTCTCCAGGCCCAGGTCCACAGAGTCCAGGGGCTTCAGCACTCGTACAGCCACAGCCACGCCATCCTCATGAGGCACCAGATCAAAGGGCACAGTGTTGGTCCTCTGGTGAATGATCTTTGAACAGTCATTCCTAAAAGAATAAGAGGACTAAAGATGAAACCAAGAGCGAGATATCTAGGCAGTGGGAGATCGCCTAAGTGGCAGCAGGACAGGACAGAATTCACTCTAACTAGGACTGCAACAGCAATCACTACTCTCTGACCTCATGATGTGAGGCTGCAGTGCCTAGGTCCTCAGGTGGGGTCAGTGGGCAGAAAGTACCAACAGAGGTCCCTTTGCCACTGTCAGATAGAC
This region of Ictidomys tridecemlineatus isolate mIctTri1 chromosome 11, mIctTri1.hap1, whole genome shotgun sequence genomic DNA includes:
- the Mul1 gene encoding mitochondrial ubiquitin ligase activator of NFKB 1 isoform X1; protein product: MESGGRPSLGQFILLGTSSVVTAVLYSVYRQKARVAQELKGAKKIHLGEDLKSILSEAPGKCVPYAVIEGAVRSVKETLNSQFVENCKGVIQRLTLQEHKMVWNRTTHLWNDCSKIIHQRTNTVPFDLVPHEDGVAVAVRVLKPLDSVDLGLETVYEKFHPSVQSFTDVIGHYISGERPKGIQETEEMLKVGATLTGVGELVLDNNSVRLQPPKQGMQYYLSSQDFDSLLQRQESSVRLWKVLALVFGFTTCVTLFFILRKQYLHRQERLRVEQLQEEFREHEAQLLSQALPEDRESLKSACVVCLSSFKSCVFLECGHVCSCRECYHALPEPKRCPICRREITRVIPLYNS
- the Mul1 gene encoding mitochondrial ubiquitin ligase activator of NFKB 1 isoform X2, with the protein product MLVTAGQTGAKKIHLGEDLKSILSEAPGKCVPYAVIEGAVRSVKETLNSQFVENCKGVIQRLTLQEHKMVWNRTTHLWNDCSKIIHQRTNTVPFDLVPHEDGVAVAVRVLKPLDSVDLGLETVYEKFHPSVQSFTDVIGHYISGERPKGIQETEEMLKVGATLTGVGELVLDNNSVRLQPPKQGMQYYLSSQDFDSLLQRQESSVRLWKVLALVFGFTTCVTLFFILRKQYLHRQERLRVEQLQEEFREHEAQLLSQALPEDRESLKSACVVCLSSFKSCVFLECGHVCSCRECYHALPEPKRCPICRREITRVIPLYNS